A window from Telopea speciosissima isolate NSW1024214 ecotype Mountain lineage chromosome 8, Tspe_v1, whole genome shotgun sequence encodes these proteins:
- the LOC122672651 gene encoding leucine-rich repeat protein 1-like, whose amino-acid sequence MAGLAVQIRTLLLLMFLTSTSFTLTLTNANVEGDALYALRRALKDPGNVLQSWDPTLVNPCTWFHVTCDSQNRVTRLDLGNAKLSGKLVPELGRLERLQYLELYRNNLVGSIPKELEGLKSLVSLDFHHNNLTGSIPSSLFSLSNLRFLRLNRNRLTGRIPRQLTRLRNLKIIDVSNNDLCGTIPTSGSFYKFSEKSFENNPRLKGPELMGSVSYELGCD is encoded by the exons ATGGCAGGTCTAGCCGTGCAAATTAGGACTCTTCTGCTTCTTATGTTTCTGACATCAACGTCCTTTACCTTGACGCTCACGAATGCCAACGTCGAAG GTGATGCCTTATATGCACTGAGGAGAGCATTGAAGGACCCAGGGAATGTGCTACAGAGCTGGGATCCTACGTTAGTGAATCCCTGCACCTGGTTTCACGTTACTTGCGATTCTCAAAACAGAGTTACCCGACT AGACTTGGGAAACGCTAAGTTGTCTGGTAAACTTGTCCCTGAGCTGGGGAGACTTGAGCGACTTCAATACCT GGAGCTGTACAGGAACAACTTGGTGGGTTCCATACCAAAGGAGCTGGAAGGACTGAAGAGCCTAGTGAGTTTGGACTTCCACCACAATAACCTCACCGGCTCCATaccttcctccctcttctccctctctaatctcaGATTCCT GCGTCTGAACAGGAACAGGCTGACCGGAAGAATACCAAGACAACTTACCAGGCTACGAAACCTCAAGATCAT TGATGTCTCAAACAACGATCTTTGCGGTACAATACCAACTTCTGGCTCCTTCTACAAGTTCTCAGAGAAGAG TTTTGAGAACAATCCAAGACTGAAAGGGCCAGAACTGATGGGATCCGTGAGTTACGAGCTAGGCTGCGACTAA